A genomic window from Klebsiella quasipneumoniae subsp. quasipneumoniae includes:
- a CDS encoding response regulator transcription factor yields MALRLAIIEDNPDLLDELLAWLGYRGFEVWGTRSAEAFWRQLHSHPVDIVLIDIGLPGEDGFSVLSYLHELGHYGLVVVSARGQQQDKLQALSLGADAYLIKPVNFAHLAETLTALGARLRQDRPAASPPPETASAVSPPATGLWRLHEDKLISPDARTLELTQQEYRLVELLMRNRNEVCSKLDLHACLFAHESEPDLHRIDVVVSRLRHKARQQGIHLPVRAIFGKGLAFIS; encoded by the coding sequence ATGGCTTTACGGCTGGCGATAATTGAAGATAACCCCGATCTGCTGGATGAACTGCTGGCCTGGTTGGGCTATCGCGGCTTCGAGGTATGGGGGACGCGGAGCGCTGAGGCCTTCTGGCGGCAACTGCACAGCCATCCGGTGGACATCGTGCTGATTGATATCGGTCTGCCCGGCGAGGATGGCTTCAGCGTGCTGAGCTACCTGCATGAGCTGGGCCACTACGGTCTGGTGGTGGTCAGCGCCCGCGGCCAGCAGCAGGATAAACTGCAGGCGCTGAGCCTCGGGGCGGATGCTTACCTGATCAAGCCGGTTAACTTCGCCCACCTCGCGGAGACCCTGACCGCCCTCGGCGCCCGCCTGCGGCAGGATCGCCCGGCGGCCTCCCCGCCGCCGGAGACGGCCAGCGCCGTCTCTCCCCCCGCCACCGGGCTCTGGCGTCTGCACGAAGATAAACTGATCTCACCCGACGCCCGGACGCTGGAGTTAACCCAGCAGGAATATCGCCTGGTGGAACTCTTAATGCGCAATCGCAACGAAGTGTGCAGCAAGCTGGATCTCCATGCCTGCCTGTTCGCCCATGAAAGCGAGCCTGACCTGCACCGCATCGACGTGGTGGTTAGCCGCCTGCGCCACAAGGCTCGCCAGCAGGGGATCCACCTGCCCGTACGCGCCATCTTTGGTAAGGGGCTGGCCTTTATCTCCTGA
- a CDS encoding helix-turn-helix transcriptional regulator encodes MRNINVTINTRNTFVRESLVAMVNDLTRGDQRARFSWRNNDLSGEDIIICEVIPGEIYLCNTLIKNRKKGSSLIILHSYDQLPEEDFMINCLKGVIFVSLKTASIPQLLTIIKSELQHCMAPSATDDAGRELSCASCPHRVLSRSQTAVVHGILEGLDMSKIAALQRVSPRTAAYHKNKIMEKYSLNNNHDFFQFMNLLRERW; translated from the coding sequence ATGAGAAACATTAATGTCACCATCAATACCCGTAACACCTTTGTCCGTGAATCGCTGGTCGCCATGGTCAATGACCTCACCCGGGGCGATCAGCGGGCACGCTTTTCCTGGCGGAATAATGACCTGTCAGGGGAAGACATCATCATTTGCGAAGTGATCCCCGGCGAAATCTACCTGTGCAATACGCTGATTAAAAACAGGAAAAAAGGCAGTTCGCTGATTATCCTCCACAGCTACGACCAGCTGCCGGAAGAGGATTTCATGATTAACTGCCTGAAAGGGGTCATTTTTGTCTCGCTCAAGACGGCCAGTATTCCGCAACTGCTGACGATTATTAAAAGCGAGCTCCAGCATTGTATGGCGCCTTCGGCCACCGACGACGCGGGCCGGGAGCTCAGCTGCGCCAGCTGCCCCCATCGCGTGCTGTCGCGATCCCAGACCGCCGTGGTGCACGGTATTCTCGAAGGTCTCGATATGAGTAAAATCGCCGCCCTGCAGCGCGTCAGCCCCCGCACCGCCGCTTATCATAAGAATAAGATAATGGAAAAATACAGCCTGAATAATAACCACGACTTTTTCCAGTTTATGAATCTGTTACGTGAGCGCTGGTAG
- a CDS encoding small membrane protein → MAMQTWLVLLLCIFFFSISVYSFISYLKDRRRQKFTFNDKRSMRRK, encoded by the coding sequence ATGGCCATGCAAACGTGGTTAGTTTTATTGCTATGCATTTTTTTCTTTAGCATCTCTGTATACAGTTTTATTTCCTATCTGAAAGACAGGAGACGGCAGAAATTTACCTTCAACGATAAGCGTTCAATGCGTCGTAAATAA
- a CDS encoding MdtA/MuxA family multidrug efflux RND transporter periplasmic adaptor subunit, translating to MKGSNIRRWGAALAVVIIAGTAYWFWHDRGTSGSGTPAAGQGPQGPGGARHGRFGGALAPVQAATATEQAVPRYLTGLGTVTAANTVTVRSRVDGQLLSLHFQEGQQVKAGDLLAQIDPSQFKVALAQAQGQLAKDNATLANARRDLARYQQLVKTNLVSRQELDTQQSLVVESAGTVKADEAAVASAQLQLDWTRITAPIDGRVGLKQVDIGNQISSGDTTGIVVLTQTHPIDVVFTLPESTIATVVQAQKAGKALSVEAWDRTNKQKISVGELLSLDNQIDATTGTIKLKARFSNLDDALFPNQFVNARLLVDTQQNAVVIPAAALQMGNEGHFVWVLNDENKVSKHSVTPGIQDSQKVVISAGLSAGDRVVTDGIDRLTEGAKVEVVTASSGEQAQPAPRQSGKHGARS from the coding sequence ATGAAAGGCAGTAACATACGTCGTTGGGGCGCCGCGCTGGCGGTAGTGATTATCGCCGGGACCGCCTACTGGTTCTGGCACGATCGTGGAACGAGCGGCAGCGGGACGCCCGCCGCCGGGCAGGGTCCGCAGGGGCCAGGCGGCGCGCGCCATGGTCGCTTTGGCGGCGCGCTGGCGCCGGTGCAAGCCGCCACCGCGACCGAACAAGCGGTGCCGCGCTATCTTACCGGGCTGGGTACCGTGACGGCGGCCAATACCGTCACCGTCCGCAGCCGGGTCGACGGCCAGCTGCTGAGCCTTCACTTCCAGGAGGGGCAGCAGGTCAAAGCCGGCGATCTGCTGGCGCAGATCGACCCCAGCCAGTTTAAGGTGGCCCTTGCCCAGGCGCAGGGTCAGCTGGCGAAAGATAACGCCACCCTGGCCAACGCCCGCCGCGATCTGGCCCGTTACCAGCAGCTGGTGAAAACCAACCTCGTCTCCCGCCAGGAGCTCGACACCCAGCAGTCGCTGGTGGTGGAATCCGCCGGCACCGTGAAGGCCGATGAAGCGGCCGTCGCCAGCGCCCAGCTGCAGCTCGACTGGACGCGCATCACCGCGCCGATTGACGGCCGCGTCGGCTTAAAGCAGGTGGATATCGGCAACCAGATTTCCAGCGGGGATACCACCGGGATTGTGGTTCTCACCCAGACGCACCCGATCGACGTGGTCTTTACCCTGCCGGAAAGCACCATCGCCACGGTGGTGCAGGCGCAGAAAGCGGGCAAAGCGCTCAGCGTCGAAGCCTGGGACCGCACCAATAAGCAGAAAATCAGCGTCGGGGAGCTGCTGAGCCTCGACAACCAGATCGATGCGACCACCGGGACCATCAAGCTGAAGGCGCGCTTTAGCAATCTGGACGACGCCCTGTTCCCCAACCAGTTCGTTAACGCCCGCCTGCTGGTGGATACCCAGCAGAACGCGGTGGTGATCCCTGCCGCCGCCCTGCAGATGGGCAACGAAGGGCATTTTGTATGGGTGCTGAACGATGAGAATAAGGTCAGCAAACACAGCGTCACCCCGGGGATTCAGGACAGCCAGAAAGTGGTGATCAGCGCCGGGCTTTCCGCCGGGGATCGCGTGGTCACCGACGGTATTGACCGCCTGACCGAAGGGGCGAAAGTGGAAGTTGTCACCGCCAGCAGCGGCGAGCAGGCGCAGCCCGCCCCGCGCCAGAGCGGTAAACACGGAGCGCGTTCCTGA
- a CDS encoding dicarboxylate/amino acid:cation symporter, whose amino-acid sequence MLMGILSGAAIHAYATPTTISAWADNITLLTDLFLRLIKMVIAPLVFSTLTVGIMRLGETATIGRVGGKAMVWFITSSVLSILVGLVIVTFQHPGAGLNLTVPKEAVDTGLAVSGMTLKGFLSHTIPTSITEAMANNEILQIVVFSMFFGIAGASLGEKFNAPLVAALNVVSHIMLKVTGYVMYVAPLAIFAAISSVIASQGLGILLNYASFIGGYYLAVLLTSAVLIAVGYMVLKKEVFRLLNMLKDPVLVAFTTSSSEAAYPKTLERLVKFGCSRNIVSFVLPIGYSFNLVGSMVYCSFAAMFIAQAYNVSLSFSEMTVMMLTLMLASKGIAGVPRSALVVLAATIPSFHIPVAGILLLMGIDHFLDMGRSAINVLGNGIATAMLSKNEGLLTDEEAQPDWEAEKVEA is encoded by the coding sequence ATGCTGATGGGGATCCTCTCCGGCGCGGCTATCCATGCCTACGCGACGCCGACCACCATCTCCGCATGGGCAGACAACATCACGCTGCTGACCGATCTGTTTCTGCGCTTAATCAAAATGGTCATCGCGCCGTTGGTGTTCAGCACCCTGACGGTCGGTATTATGCGCCTCGGCGAGACGGCGACCATTGGCCGGGTGGGCGGTAAGGCGATGGTGTGGTTTATCACCTCGTCGGTATTGTCCATTCTCGTCGGGCTGGTGATCGTCACCTTCCAGCACCCGGGCGCCGGGCTAAACCTGACGGTGCCGAAAGAGGCGGTGGATACCGGCCTGGCGGTCAGCGGCATGACCCTGAAAGGGTTCCTGTCGCATACCATTCCCACCAGCATCACCGAGGCGATGGCCAACAACGAGATCCTGCAGATCGTGGTGTTCTCGATGTTCTTTGGCATCGCCGGCGCGTCGCTGGGGGAGAAGTTTAATGCGCCGCTGGTGGCGGCCCTTAACGTGGTGTCGCACATTATGCTGAAGGTGACGGGCTATGTGATGTACGTTGCGCCGCTGGCCATCTTCGCCGCCATCTCGTCGGTGATTGCCTCGCAGGGGCTGGGAATTTTGCTCAACTACGCGTCGTTCATTGGCGGTTATTACCTGGCGGTGCTGCTGACCAGCGCGGTGCTGATTGCCGTCGGCTATATGGTGCTCAAGAAAGAGGTCTTCCGCCTGCTGAACATGCTTAAAGATCCGGTGCTGGTGGCTTTTACCACCAGCAGCTCGGAAGCGGCCTATCCGAAGACCCTCGAGCGGCTGGTGAAGTTTGGCTGTTCGCGAAATATCGTCTCGTTCGTCCTGCCGATTGGTTACTCATTTAACCTCGTCGGCTCGATGGTTTACTGCTCCTTCGCCGCGATGTTTATCGCTCAGGCCTATAACGTGTCGCTGAGCTTCAGCGAGATGACGGTCATGATGCTGACCCTGATGCTGGCCTCAAAAGGCATCGCCGGGGTGCCGCGCTCGGCGCTGGTGGTGCTGGCGGCCACCATTCCCAGCTTCCATATTCCGGTTGCCGGGATCCTGCTGCTGATGGGCATCGACCACTTCCTCGATATGGGGCGCTCCGCCATCAACGTGCTGGGCAACGGCATCGCCACCGCCATGCTGTCGAAAAACGAAGGTCTGCTCACCGACGAGGAAGCGCAGCCGGACTGGGAAGCGGAGAAAGTGGAAGCCTGA
- a CDS encoding MdtB/MuxB family multidrug efflux RND transporter permease subunit encodes MQVLPPGRTGGPSRLFIMRPVATTLLMVAILLAGIIGYRFLPVSALPEVDYPTIQVVTLYPGASPDVVTSAITAPLERQFGQMSGLKQMSSQSSGGASVVTLQFQLTLPLDVAEQEVQAAINAATNLLPSDLPNPPVYSKVNPADPPIMTLAVTSSAIPMTQVEDMVETRVAQKISQVSGVGLVTLAGGQRPAVRVKLNAQAIAALGLTSETVRTAITSANVNSAKGSLDGPARAVTLSANDQMQSAEDYRRLIIAYQNGAPIRLGDVASVEQGAENSWLGAWANQQRAIVMNVQRQPGANIIDTADSIRQMLPQLTESLPKSVKVQVLSDRTTNIRASVRDTQFELMLAIALVVMIIYLFLRNVPATIIPGVAVPLSLVGTFAVMVFLDFSINNLTLMALTIATGFVVDDAIVVIENISRYIEKGEKPLAAALKGAGEIGFTIISLTFSLIAVLIPLLFMGDIVGRLFREFAVTLAVAILISAVVSLTLTPMMCARMLSHESLRKQNRFSRASERFFDRVIAVYGRWLSRVLNHPWLTLGVALSTLALSILLWIFIPKGFFPIQDNGIIQGTLQAPQSISFASMAQRQQQVSDIILKDPAVESLTSFVGVDGTNPALNSARLQINLKPLDERDDRVQTVISRLQQAVAGVPGVALYLQPTQDLTIDTTVSRTQYQFTLQANSLEALSTWVPPLLSRLQAQPQLADVSSDWQDKGLAAYIKVDRDSASRLGISMADVDNALYNAFGQRLISTIYTQANQYRVVLEQDTEATPGLAALDNIRLTSSDGGIVPLTAIATVEQRFTPLSVNHLDQFPVTTISFNVPDNYSLGEAVEAILAAEQSLDFPTDIRTQFQGSSLAFQSALGSTVWLVVAAVVAMYIVLGVLYESFIHPITILSTLPTAGVGALLALWLAGSELDVIAIIGIILLIGIVKKNAIMMIDFALAAEREQGMPPREAIYQACLLRFRPILMTTLAALLGALPLMLSTGVGAELRRPLGIGMVGGLMLSQVLTLFTTPVIYLLFDRLSLHLKRRFPRQEEEA; translated from the coding sequence ATGCAGGTGTTACCCCCAGGCCGCACCGGCGGCCCGTCCCGGCTATTTATTATGCGTCCGGTGGCCACCACGCTGCTGATGGTGGCGATCCTGCTGGCCGGGATCATCGGCTACCGTTTTCTGCCGGTCTCCGCCCTGCCGGAGGTCGATTACCCGACCATCCAGGTGGTCACCCTCTATCCGGGCGCCAGCCCGGACGTGGTGACCTCCGCCATCACCGCCCCGCTGGAGCGCCAGTTCGGCCAGATGTCCGGCCTTAAGCAGATGTCCTCCCAAAGCTCCGGCGGCGCCTCGGTCGTCACGCTCCAGTTCCAGCTGACCCTGCCGCTGGACGTCGCCGAGCAGGAAGTGCAGGCGGCCATTAACGCCGCCACCAACCTGCTGCCGAGCGATCTGCCCAACCCGCCGGTCTACAGCAAGGTCAACCCGGCGGATCCGCCGATCATGACCCTCGCCGTCACCTCCTCGGCCATTCCGATGACCCAGGTGGAGGATATGGTGGAGACCCGGGTGGCGCAGAAGATTTCTCAGGTTTCCGGCGTCGGTCTGGTGACCCTCGCCGGCGGCCAACGCCCGGCGGTGCGGGTCAAGCTGAACGCCCAGGCCATCGCCGCCCTCGGCCTGACCAGCGAAACCGTGCGCACCGCCATCACCAGCGCCAACGTCAACTCGGCGAAAGGCAGCCTCGACGGCCCGGCCCGCGCGGTGACGCTTTCCGCTAACGATCAGATGCAGTCCGCTGAGGATTACCGCCGGCTGATTATCGCTTATCAGAACGGGGCGCCGATCCGCCTTGGCGACGTCGCCAGCGTCGAACAAGGCGCTGAGAACAGCTGGCTGGGGGCGTGGGCCAACCAGCAGCGGGCCATCGTCATGAACGTCCAGCGTCAGCCGGGGGCCAACATTATCGACACCGCCGACAGCATTCGCCAGATGCTGCCGCAGCTCACCGAGAGCCTGCCAAAATCGGTGAAGGTGCAGGTTCTTTCCGACCGGACCACCAATATTCGCGCCTCGGTGCGCGACACGCAGTTTGAGCTGATGCTGGCCATCGCCCTGGTGGTGATGATCATCTATCTGTTCCTGCGCAACGTCCCGGCGACCATTATTCCCGGCGTCGCGGTGCCGCTGTCGCTGGTGGGCACCTTCGCGGTGATGGTGTTCCTTGATTTCTCCATCAACAACCTGACGCTGATGGCCCTCACCATCGCCACCGGCTTTGTGGTGGATGACGCCATCGTGGTGATCGAGAACATCTCGCGCTATATCGAAAAAGGCGAGAAACCGCTGGCCGCCGCGCTGAAAGGCGCAGGGGAAATTGGTTTCACCATTATCTCCCTCACCTTCTCGCTGATCGCGGTGCTGATCCCGCTGCTGTTTATGGGCGATATCGTAGGCCGTCTGTTCCGCGAATTCGCTGTCACCCTTGCCGTCGCTATTCTTATCTCGGCGGTGGTCTCCCTGACCCTGACGCCGATGATGTGCGCCCGCATGTTAAGCCACGAATCGCTGCGCAAGCAGAACCGCTTCTCGCGGGCCAGCGAGCGCTTCTTCGACCGGGTGATCGCCGTCTATGGCCGCTGGCTGAGCCGGGTGCTGAACCATCCGTGGCTGACGCTCGGCGTCGCCCTGAGCACCCTGGCGCTGTCGATCCTCCTGTGGATCTTTATTCCCAAAGGCTTCTTCCCGATCCAGGATAACGGCATTATCCAGGGTACCCTCCAGGCGCCGCAGTCGATCTCCTTCGCCAGCATGGCCCAGCGCCAGCAGCAGGTTTCCGACATTATCCTCAAGGATCCGGCGGTGGAGAGCCTGACCTCGTTTGTCGGCGTCGACGGCACCAACCCGGCGCTGAACAGCGCCCGCCTGCAGATCAACCTCAAGCCGCTGGATGAACGCGACGACCGCGTTCAGACGGTGATTAGCCGTCTGCAGCAGGCGGTGGCCGGCGTCCCCGGCGTGGCGCTCTATCTGCAGCCGACCCAGGATCTGACCATCGACACCACGGTGAGCCGCACCCAGTACCAGTTCACTCTGCAGGCGAACTCCCTCGAGGCGCTGAGCACCTGGGTGCCGCCGCTGCTCAGCCGCCTGCAGGCTCAGCCGCAGCTGGCCGACGTCAGTAGCGACTGGCAGGACAAAGGCCTGGCCGCCTACATCAAGGTGGACCGGGACAGCGCCAGCCGCCTCGGCATCTCGATGGCGGACGTCGATAACGCGCTGTACAACGCCTTTGGCCAGCGGCTGATCTCCACCATTTACACCCAGGCGAATCAGTATCGCGTGGTGCTTGAGCAGGATACCGAAGCGACGCCGGGCCTGGCGGCGCTGGATAATATCCGCCTGACCAGCAGCGACGGCGGCATTGTGCCGCTGACCGCCATCGCCACGGTGGAGCAGCGCTTTACCCCGCTGTCGGTGAACCACCTCGATCAGTTCCCGGTGACCACCATCTCGTTTAACGTGCCGGACAACTATTCGCTCGGCGAAGCGGTGGAGGCGATCCTCGCCGCCGAACAGTCGCTGGATTTCCCGACCGATATCCGCACCCAGTTCCAGGGCAGCTCGCTGGCCTTCCAGTCGGCGCTCGGCAGCACCGTCTGGCTGGTCGTAGCCGCGGTAGTGGCGATGTATATCGTGCTGGGGGTGCTGTATGAGAGCTTTATCCATCCGATCACCATTCTCTCCACCCTGCCCACCGCCGGGGTCGGGGCGCTGCTGGCGCTGTGGCTGGCGGGCAGCGAGCTGGACGTGATCGCCATCATCGGCATTATTCTGCTGATCGGCATCGTGAAGAAGAACGCCATCATGATGATCGACTTCGCGCTGGCCGCCGAGCGCGAGCAGGGTATGCCGCCGCGGGAGGCGATCTATCAGGCCTGTCTGCTGCGTTTTCGCCCGATCCTGATGACCACCCTCGCCGCCCTGCTCGGCGCCCTGCCGCTGATGCTGAGCACCGGCGTCGGCGCCGAGCTGCGGCGTCCGCTGGGGATCGGCATGGTCGGCGGTCTGATGCTCAGCCAGGTGCTGACCCTGTTCACCACCCCGGTGATCTACCTGCTGTTCGACCGCCTGTCGCTGCATCTGAAGCGTCGCTTCCCGCGTCAGGAAGAGGAGGCGTAA
- a CDS encoding sensor histidine kinase — protein sequence MLLIAPQAQSAPRQLGTDIPVEWYADDSGQMTIDRFADLPVDQLATTRQIPSFGYSRKTLWLRSELPGEWFAGESRWLQIGPSFVDHLTLYYRPLGSDAPWTARTFGDRDIARESDLHYRESVLILPPPPTAAGYEMVFRLQSTSTLILLASLSSPQAYLQRATADTAFWSFYFGLAAVASGVALWLALALRRRLLWGICFFSLNYPLVAALHGFPEWFFGRAALPFQDFMISSLSLFSYATALWLHSEIFDLKKNMPRLYRLLIAAVALNLLLQVSIPLGFYGLAMQIEGVIFIIITPVLLFTSWWLWRKKAIDRNTLLLGLLPPFYVAAAVLVQLSIHGIIPFHMAIYSLWQYALIVHIITVLIIAILRVRAENRQLEQKQRLARELQIEREASFHQRQFMGMVAHEFRTPLAVIQAALENLRLSAASASQEARFDRIGRATTRLVQLTDNCLADARLASHDLHVDRQQTALLAVINMAASVVAISHDHYLNIHHHGAVESPQLQADAGLLCIAIANLLDNAVKYSPPGEITIDIHADAGQTELRIRDYGPGLPAGQAELIFERYRRGEHTSPVPGGTGLGLYVARQIVQAHDGKLWLAEHGPDGCTFILTLPTVA from the coding sequence TTGCTGCTGATCGCCCCGCAGGCGCAGTCGGCGCCCCGACAACTGGGAACGGATATCCCCGTCGAATGGTACGCGGACGACAGCGGCCAGATGACCATCGATCGCTTTGCCGACCTGCCCGTGGACCAGCTCGCCACCACCCGGCAAATCCCCTCCTTCGGCTATTCACGCAAAACCCTGTGGCTGCGCAGCGAGCTGCCGGGGGAATGGTTTGCCGGCGAGTCGCGCTGGCTGCAGATTGGTCCCTCTTTCGTCGACCACCTGACTCTCTATTACCGGCCACTGGGCAGCGACGCGCCGTGGACCGCGCGGACCTTTGGCGACCGTGACATCGCCCGGGAGAGCGATCTCCACTATCGGGAAAGCGTGCTGATCCTCCCTCCGCCGCCCACCGCCGCCGGCTATGAGATGGTCTTTCGCCTGCAAAGCACCAGCACCCTGATCCTGCTGGCCTCCCTCTCTTCTCCGCAGGCCTATCTGCAGCGGGCCACCGCCGACACCGCCTTCTGGAGCTTCTATTTTGGCCTGGCGGCGGTCGCCAGCGGCGTGGCGCTGTGGCTGGCCCTGGCCCTGCGCCGGCGTCTGCTGTGGGGCATCTGCTTCTTCTCGCTCAATTATCCGCTGGTGGCCGCCCTGCACGGCTTCCCGGAGTGGTTCTTCGGCCGCGCCGCGCTGCCCTTCCAGGACTTTATGATCAGCAGCCTCTCCCTGTTCAGCTATGCCACCGCCCTGTGGCTGCACAGCGAGATATTTGATTTGAAGAAAAATATGCCGCGGCTTTACCGGCTGCTGATCGCCGCCGTGGCGCTCAACCTGCTGCTGCAGGTCAGCATTCCGCTGGGGTTTTACGGCCTCGCCATGCAGATTGAAGGGGTGATCTTTATCATTATCACTCCGGTGCTGCTGTTCACCTCCTGGTGGCTGTGGCGCAAAAAAGCTATCGACCGCAACACCCTCCTGCTGGGGCTCCTGCCGCCGTTCTATGTCGCCGCCGCGGTGCTGGTGCAGCTGTCGATCCACGGTATTATCCCGTTTCATATGGCGATCTATTCCCTCTGGCAGTATGCGCTGATCGTCCACATCATTACGGTGCTGATCATTGCCATCCTGCGGGTGCGGGCTGAAAACCGTCAGCTGGAGCAGAAGCAGCGCCTGGCGCGCGAGCTGCAGATCGAGCGCGAGGCCAGCTTCCACCAGCGGCAGTTTATGGGCATGGTGGCGCATGAATTCCGCACCCCGCTGGCGGTGATCCAGGCGGCGCTGGAGAATCTCCGCCTCTCGGCGGCCTCCGCCAGCCAGGAGGCGCGCTTCGATCGCATCGGCCGCGCCACCACCCGTCTGGTGCAGCTCACCGATAACTGCCTCGCCGACGCCCGCCTCGCCTCCCACGATCTGCACGTCGACCGCCAGCAGACCGCCCTGCTGGCGGTGATCAACATGGCCGCCTCGGTGGTGGCCATCTCCCATGATCACTACCTGAACATCCACCATCACGGCGCGGTGGAAAGCCCCCAGCTGCAGGCCGATGCCGGCCTGCTGTGCATCGCCATCGCCAACCTGCTGGATAACGCGGTCAAGTATTCGCCCCCGGGCGAAATCACCATCGATATTCACGCCGATGCCGGGCAAACAGAGCTGCGCATTCGCGACTACGGTCCTGGGCTCCCCGCCGGACAGGCGGAACTGATCTTTGAGCGCTATCGCCGCGGGGAACATACGTCGCCGGTGCCGGGCGGCACCGGTCTCGGACTGTATGTTGCGCGTCAGATCGTGCAGGCTCATGATGGCAAACTGTGGCTGGCCGAGCATGGCCCGGACGGCTGCACCTTTATTCTCACCCTCCCCACGGTTGCTTAA
- the yegD gene encoding molecular chaperone, which produces MFIGFDYGTANCSVAVMRENKPQLLTLENGSALLPSMLCAPTREAVSEWLYRHHEVPTHSDENQALLRRAIAANRDEDIEVLRNSVQFGLASLHQYVEDPEEVYFVKSPKSFLGASGLKPQQVALFEDLVCAMMLHIKLQAESQLPEQIDQAVIGRPINFQGLGGDEANAQAQGILERAALRAGFRDVVFQFEPVAAGLDFEATLSEEKRVLVVDIGGGTTDCSLLLMGPQWRERADRQQSLLGHSGCRIGGNDLDIALAFKCLMPLLGMGGETEKGTALPILPWWNAVAINDVPAQSDFYSTANGRLLNDLLRSARDADKVALLLKVWRQRLSYRLVRSAEESKIALSSADSVETALPFIQDELATAIARQGLEAALDQPLSRIMEQVQLALDSSQTTPDVIYLTGGSARSPLIKKALAAKLPGIPLAGGDDFGSVTAGLARWAQVVFR; this is translated from the coding sequence ATGTTTATTGGTTTTGACTACGGCACCGCCAACTGTTCGGTGGCCGTGATGCGGGAAAACAAGCCCCAGCTGTTGACGCTGGAAAACGGCAGCGCGCTGCTGCCCTCCATGCTCTGCGCGCCGACGCGCGAAGCGGTCAGCGAGTGGCTCTATCGCCATCACGAGGTGCCGACCCACAGCGACGAAAACCAGGCGCTGCTGCGCCGGGCCATCGCCGCCAACCGCGACGAAGACATTGAGGTGCTGCGCAACAGCGTGCAGTTCGGCCTCGCCTCCCTGCATCAGTATGTTGAAGATCCAGAAGAGGTCTACTTCGTCAAATCGCCAAAGTCCTTCCTCGGCGCCAGCGGCCTCAAGCCGCAGCAGGTGGCCCTGTTTGAAGACCTGGTCTGCGCCATGATGTTGCACATCAAGCTGCAGGCGGAAAGCCAGCTGCCCGAGCAGATCGACCAGGCGGTGATAGGCCGGCCGATCAACTTCCAGGGCCTCGGCGGCGACGAAGCCAACGCCCAGGCGCAGGGGATCCTTGAGCGGGCCGCCCTTCGCGCCGGTTTCCGCGATGTGGTCTTCCAGTTTGAACCGGTGGCCGCCGGGCTGGATTTCGAAGCCACCCTCAGTGAAGAGAAGCGGGTGCTGGTCGTCGATATCGGCGGCGGGACCACCGACTGCTCCCTGCTGCTGATGGGCCCGCAGTGGCGGGAGCGCGCCGACCGCCAGCAGAGCCTGCTCGGCCACAGCGGCTGCCGCATCGGCGGTAACGACCTCGATATTGCCCTGGCCTTCAAATGCCTGATGCCCCTGCTCGGCATGGGCGGCGAAACGGAGAAAGGCACCGCGCTGCCGATCCTCCCGTGGTGGAACGCGGTGGCGATCAACGACGTCCCGGCGCAGAGCGACTTCTACAGCACCGCCAACGGCCGGCTGCTGAATGACCTGCTGCGCAGCGCCCGGGATGCCGATAAAGTGGCCCTGCTGCTGAAGGTCTGGCGTCAGCGCCTGAGCTATCGCCTGGTGCGCAGCGCCGAAGAGAGCAAAATCGCCCTCTCCAGCGCGGACAGCGTCGAGACCGCGCTGCCGTTTATTCAGGACGAGCTGGCCACCGCCATCGCCCGGCAGGGGCTGGAAGCGGCGCTGGATCAGCCGCTGAGCCGCATTATGGAACAGGTGCAGCTTGCCCTCGACAGCAGCCAGACCACCCCGGACGTGATCTATCTGACCGGCGGTAGCGCCCGCTCACCGCTGATCAAAAAGGCGCTGGCGGCCAAGCTCCCGGGTATTCCGCTGGCCGGTGGCGATGATTTTGGCTCAGTAACCGCCGGGCTGGCCCGCTGGGCGCAGGTGGTTTTCCGCTAG